In Rhodohalobacter barkolensis, the following proteins share a genomic window:
- a CDS encoding carbohydrate binding family 9 domain-containing protein codes for MFKTNFILLTFALFLLYGGELIAKQASSNDGDYSIRAHKLSDNESVQLDGHLNESIWQRISPTTNFTQQEPKEGGIPSENTEIYISYDESNLYIGAILYDNSPNQILAYQKRRDQGLGADDRFMWILDTFNSGRTAYFFETNPAALRGDGLLTVGQGTNLNKAWDGIWDAKTQITDQGWSVEIRIPFSSIDFDPENTTWGINFQRTIRRVNEEILWSGWKRNQGLFRPQDAGTLTGLTGLSQGVGLEVKPFTTGNRNMTHPPASDRSVDKSVDAGFDASYSFTPSIRASLTINTDFAETEVDQRRVNLTRFPLRFPEQRDFFLEGSGIFSFVPSSGVEPFFSRRIGLVGGQPVPITGGLRILGREGNTNLGLYQIRTGESDVSSAEDFTAARVSQNIFSESSIGLIYTRRGKTGSNPLNTDHTLGTDLELGTSSFLGNKNLQFQAFFVWHNEGSSGFSNQFWDRTSRGIRLNYPNFPFYSWVSYREFGSSFNPAIGFTPRNGFRRLQPTAGYNWIFSESPMLRSWEVQLRFEYLTNLDFEPETINTTLTPIEIQFESGEQLEMSVSRNFEQIYEGFDILRDGTVIILPGRYRNWGVNSGFETAGFRKLSGEIEYSYEGFWTGTREEIELEGTVRPYRGINLSANWARSYVKLPETSFTTNLFVLRSNVDLTPDIAFTQIVQYDDLSNLLGLYNRFRWTLTPGSDLFLVFTRNWLDTENRLEAIESQAAIKINYTYRF; via the coding sequence ATGTTCAAAACAAATTTCATACTACTCACTTTTGCACTATTTCTGCTCTACGGTGGAGAACTAATCGCAAAACAGGCTAGCTCCAATGACGGAGACTACAGCATCAGGGCTCACAAGCTGTCAGATAATGAATCCGTACAGCTCGATGGTCATTTGAATGAATCGATCTGGCAACGCATATCTCCTACAACAAACTTCACCCAACAGGAACCCAAGGAAGGTGGTATCCCTTCCGAGAATACGGAAATCTATATTTCGTATGACGAATCCAACTTATACATCGGCGCCATACTTTACGACAATTCTCCCAACCAGATCCTGGCATATCAGAAGCGAAGGGATCAGGGGCTTGGAGCTGACGACCGTTTTATGTGGATTCTGGATACATTCAACAGTGGCCGAACCGCCTATTTTTTTGAAACAAATCCCGCTGCACTTCGCGGTGATGGTCTGCTGACCGTTGGCCAGGGTACCAATCTCAATAAAGCATGGGACGGAATTTGGGACGCTAAAACTCAGATAACCGATCAAGGATGGTCAGTTGAGATCCGTATTCCCTTTAGTTCTATCGATTTTGATCCGGAAAATACAACCTGGGGCATCAACTTTCAGCGTACTATTCGAAGAGTGAATGAAGAGATTCTCTGGTCGGGATGGAAACGAAATCAGGGTCTTTTCCGACCACAGGATGCTGGCACACTTACCGGTCTTACCGGATTATCGCAGGGAGTGGGTTTAGAAGTAAAGCCTTTTACAACCGGGAACCGAAATATGACCCATCCACCCGCCAGCGACCGTTCAGTAGACAAATCCGTAGATGCGGGATTCGATGCTTCCTATAGTTTCACCCCTAGCATTCGGGCTTCACTAACCATAAACACCGATTTTGCAGAAACAGAAGTAGATCAGCGCAGGGTAAATCTAACTCGATTCCCATTGCGCTTCCCGGAACAGCGCGACTTTTTTCTAGAGGGATCGGGCATTTTCAGTTTCGTACCATCCAGTGGTGTGGAACCCTTTTTCAGCAGACGAATCGGGCTTGTGGGCGGGCAACCTGTTCCGATCACCGGAGGCCTTCGGATTTTAGGACGGGAAGGCAATACAAATCTCGGACTGTACCAAATCCGAACAGGCGAGAGCGATGTAAGCTCAGCCGAAGACTTTACTGCTGCGCGTGTTTCACAAAACATTTTTTCTGAAAGTTCAATCGGATTGATTTATACACGCCGTGGAAAAACCGGAAGCAATCCGCTTAATACTGACCACACGTTGGGAACTGATCTGGAACTCGGAACGTCCTCATTTTTGGGAAACAAAAATTTGCAGTTTCAAGCGTTCTTTGTTTGGCACAACGAAGGAAGCTCAGGGTTTTCAAACCAATTTTGGGACCGAACGAGCAGGGGAATTCGACTTAACTACCCAAATTTCCCTTTTTATAGCTGGGTGTCATATAGAGAATTCGGATCGTCTTTTAATCCCGCCATCGGATTTACACCCCGGAACGGCTTTCGCAGGCTACAACCTACAGCAGGTTACAATTGGATCTTTTCTGAAAGCCCAATGCTTCGCTCCTGGGAGGTACAGTTACGATTTGAGTATCTGACAAACCTCGATTTTGAACCAGAAACCATTAATACTACCCTTACACCCATCGAAATTCAGTTTGAAAGCGGAGAACAGCTGGAGATGAGCGTCAGTAGAAATTTTGAACAGATCTATGAGGGGTTTGATATTCTACGTGACGGAACCGTAATCATCCTCCCGGGCAGATACAGAAATTGGGGTGTTAATTCAGGTTTTGAAACAGCCGGTTTTAGAAAACTTTCCGGAGAAATCGAATATAGTTATGAGGGATTCTGGACCGGAACGCGAGAAGAAATAGAGCTCGAAGGAACCGTTCGTCCATACAGAGGAATCAATCTCTCGGCCAACTGGGCAAGAAGCTATGTAAAACTTCCTGAAACATCTTTTACGACCAACCTGTTTGTACTTCGCAGTAATGTAGATCTGACACCCGATATCGCGTTTACGCAAATTGTTCAGTACGACGATTTAAGTAATCTTCTGGGACTCTATAACCGATTTCGATGGACCCTCACTCCGGGATCGGATCTCTTCCTGGTTTTTACGAGAAACTGGCTCGATACCGAAAACCGACTGGAGGCGATTGAGTCGCAGGCAGCCATCAAAATTAATTATACCTACCGATTCTGA
- a CDS encoding ZIP family metal transporter: MSDGNVTVFHVFVAASITAVATGFGALPFLFVEKFDNKWLGIGNAMAAGLMFGASVGLVYEGFTTEGVTYSYLRVIAGASLGGILVYLSQKFLNNRDDEYSIGKVQGADAIKMLMIVGIMTIHSFAEGIGVGVSFGDSNTFGAFISIAIAIHNIPEGLAISLILIPRGTSVRKAALWSIFSSLPQPLMAIPAFLFVLLFKEFLPFGLGLAAGAMFWMVFKELIPEAKEELGIKQIYAIMTITAAAMILFQFVIEG, translated from the coding sequence ATGTCTGATGGAAATGTCACCGTTTTTCATGTTTTTGTTGCCGCATCAATCACTGCTGTGGCTACCGGTTTTGGAGCTCTTCCCTTTCTGTTTGTAGAAAAGTTCGACAATAAGTGGCTTGGCATTGGAAACGCGATGGCGGCCGGACTTATGTTCGGAGCCAGTGTTGGCTTGGTTTATGAAGGGTTTACAACAGAAGGAGTAACCTACTCGTACCTGAGAGTTATTGCAGGAGCTTCACTAGGCGGCATCCTGGTTTACCTTTCTCAAAAATTTCTCAACAACAGAGACGATGAATACTCCATTGGCAAGGTTCAGGGTGCAGATGCCATTAAAATGCTGATGATTGTGGGAATCATGACCATCCACTCTTTTGCTGAAGGAATTGGTGTTGGCGTCTCATTTGGTGATAGCAACACATTTGGCGCATTCATTTCTATCGCTATTGCAATCCATAATATCCCTGAGGGTCTGGCCATTAGTTTGATTCTGATCCCAAGAGGAACAAGTGTTCGGAAAGCTGCACTTTGGAGCATTTTCAGTAGTTTACCCCAACCTCTCATGGCCATTCCGGCTTTTCTGTTTGTATTGTTATTTAAGGAGTTTCTTCCGTTTGGACTGGGGCTCGCAGCAGGCGCCATGTTCTGGATGGTTTTTAAAGAGTTGATCCCGGAAGCAAAAGAAGAACTGGGCATAAAACAGATTTACGCTATTATGACAATTACCGCCGCAGCAATGATTCTATTCCAATTCGTCATAGAAGGCTAA
- a CDS encoding cation diffusion facilitator family transporter: protein MAHTHSHDHTGKAISRLWFTFFLNLGISVAQLIGGFLSNSMALISDAVHNLSDTGSVGVSLVARKYANKSADKQMTFGYRRADIIGAFINLIILIGVSLFLVKEGIERFLQPEEIDGSIMFWVALVGLVGNVLSVYILHSDSKRSLNIKSAYVHLFWDAAASLTIIVGGVLILYYDLYIIDPILTIGIALYILYTTYNMLRETVSILMEATPEDIHVDSIKDELESISHVRDVHHIHVWKVDEHQKMLECHAHIDKSYSSLLEEIKSEIKACLSDRFDITHSAIEFELEPCESSTHHP from the coding sequence ATGGCTCATACACACTCTCACGACCATACCGGCAAAGCGATTTCTCGCCTGTGGTTTACATTTTTTCTGAACCTTGGAATTAGCGTTGCTCAGCTTATCGGGGGATTCCTGTCTAACAGTATGGCCCTCATCTCTGATGCGGTTCACAATCTCAGTGACACCGGTTCTGTAGGTGTATCACTCGTTGCCCGGAAGTATGCCAATAAAAGTGCTGACAAACAGATGACATTCGGTTATCGCCGGGCAGACATAATCGGGGCATTTATCAATTTGATCATACTTATAGGAGTCTCATTATTTCTCGTCAAAGAGGGGATTGAACGGTTTTTACAGCCTGAAGAGATCGACGGCAGTATCATGTTTTGGGTCGCTCTGGTAGGCCTGGTCGGCAATGTGCTATCGGTTTACATTCTCCATTCCGATTCAAAAAGGAGTCTCAATATCAAAAGTGCTTACGTCCATCTATTTTGGGATGCTGCAGCCTCACTCACGATAATAGTCGGCGGCGTTTTAATCCTGTACTACGATCTATACATCATTGATCCGATCTTAACCATCGGGATAGCACTCTACATACTTTACACCACCTACAATATGCTTCGCGAAACTGTTTCCATATTGATGGAAGCCACACCTGAAGACATACATGTTGACTCGATCAAAGACGAGCTGGAATCCATTTCACATGTGCGTGATGTGCACCATATTCACGTTTGGAAAGTTGATGAACATCAAAAAATGCTAGAGTGCCATGCCCATATTGACAAATCATATAGCAGCTTACTGGAAGAAATTAAATCCGAAATAAAAGCTTGTCTTTCCGATCGTTTTGATATCACTCACTCCGCCATTGAATTTGAACTGGAACCCTGCGAAAGCAGTACTCACCACCCCTGA
- a CDS encoding MmcQ/YjbR family DNA-binding protein, producing the protein MNIESFRDYCLSFSGITEEFPFDENTLVFKVMGKMFALCDVDEFESINLKCDPEKAVELREEYPGLVEPGYHMNKKHWNTVSMQGNLPDDLIKEWIKDSYDLVVAKLPRSDRELINSSG; encoded by the coding sequence ATGAACATTGAATCTTTTCGCGACTATTGCCTTTCCTTTTCTGGCATAACCGAAGAATTCCCGTTTGATGAGAATACTCTAGTTTTTAAAGTAATGGGAAAGATGTTTGCCCTTTGTGATGTGGATGAGTTTGAAAGCATTAATCTGAAATGCGATCCGGAAAAAGCAGTTGAGCTGAGGGAAGAGTATCCCGGGCTGGTTGAACCGGGTTATCATATGAATAAAAAGCACTGGAATACAGTAAGCATGCAGGGAAATCTGCCGGATGATTTAATCAAGGAATGGATTAAGGATTCATATGATCTGGTCGTGGCAAAGCTGCCAAGGAGTGATCGGGAATTAATAAACAGCTCCGGCTGA
- a CDS encoding MFS transporter produces the protein MNKSALATVFLVVVIDLLGFGIILPLLPFYAQEFAASAVMIGLLYSVYSFMQLIFSPIWGSWSDRIGRRPIMLLSTFGAVIAYIVFGLAESLGVLFFSRVIAGMMGGNISTAQAYIADVTDSANRARGMGLIGAAFGIGFVIGPATATALIHPTFHEMVANAGFTDFAAWMGENRYALPGFFAAFLSFCSFLMVLFKLPETVDTSKPREKVFRRPSVFTPKFWRLLKDQKGKSARGYLIPLVIGFFLLSFGESSLYSAFPLFAESQLNMTAEQVGIQFFYIGIIAVIVQGFLIKSLTNAFSEEKLFMVGNILMVIGLGLIPFSTSMLTLALFLGLMALGKSLNTPTITSLISKEASEDNVGAVMGASQGLSGLGRMIGPTWGGALFAVYFGLPFVATAVIVAATVWIAFGLISKSA, from the coding sequence ATGAATAAATCTGCCTTAGCAACTGTTTTTCTTGTTGTTGTTATCGACCTGCTTGGGTTTGGCATCATCCTTCCGCTTCTGCCATTTTATGCACAGGAGTTTGCTGCATCCGCTGTGATGATCGGGCTTCTGTACAGTGTTTATTCATTTATGCAGCTTATCTTTTCACCGATATGGGGTAGCTGGTCGGATCGAATTGGTCGCCGGCCGATTATGCTTCTCAGTACATTCGGCGCGGTCATAGCCTATATCGTTTTTGGGCTGGCGGAATCGCTTGGAGTCCTTTTCTTTTCCCGTGTAATAGCAGGCATGATGGGAGGAAATATTTCAACGGCTCAGGCATACATTGCAGATGTAACCGACAGCGCCAATCGCGCTCGAGGAATGGGATTGATTGGAGCCGCATTTGGAATTGGCTTTGTGATTGGTCCGGCCACGGCCACCGCGTTGATACACCCTACATTTCATGAAATGGTAGCCAATGCGGGATTTACAGACTTTGCCGCCTGGATGGGAGAAAATCGTTATGCCCTTCCGGGATTTTTTGCGGCTTTTCTGTCATTCTGTAGCTTTTTGATGGTACTGTTCAAGCTGCCGGAGACTGTGGATACATCCAAACCCAGAGAGAAAGTATTTCGCCGGCCCAGCGTGTTTACGCCAAAATTCTGGCGTTTGTTGAAAGATCAGAAAGGAAAATCAGCCCGGGGATACTTGATTCCTTTGGTGATCGGTTTCTTCCTGCTTTCGTTTGGAGAATCAAGCCTGTACAGCGCCTTTCCTCTTTTTGCCGAGAGCCAGCTGAACATGACGGCTGAACAGGTAGGAATTCAGTTTTTCTATATAGGCATCATTGCCGTGATCGTTCAGGGTTTTTTAATCAAATCGCTGACCAATGCTTTTTCAGAAGAGAAGCTCTTTATGGTCGGTAATATTCTGATGGTAATCGGGCTCGGTTTGATTCCATTTTCTACAAGCATGCTCACGTTAGCGCTCTTTCTCGGTTTGATGGCTCTTGGGAAAAGTTTGAATACACCCACGATTACAAGCCTTATTTCAAAAGAGGCGAGTGAAGATAACGTGGGGGCCGTGATGGGCGCTTCTCAGGGCCTGTCGGGACTCGGCCGGATGATTGGTCCGACATGGGGCGGCGCGCTCTTTGCCGTCTATTTTGGGTTACCTTTTGTGGCTACGGCGGTTATTGTAGCAGCAACCGTTTGGATTGCCTTTGGATTGATTTCGAAGTCTGCCTGA
- a CDS encoding DUF1456 family protein has product MRNDEVIKSIRYILDLDDAQIAEFLKLADYQPSREEVSEIFSDNKETITKIDGTEVEKDTDDKLTAHFLDGVIFHLRGKSDKHPPQPIQTPVTNNIVLKKLRVAFKLKDTDIIDILESEGLSLSKTELSAFFRDDTHRNYKNCGDQVLRNFLRGLAKRQRGE; this is encoded by the coding sequence ATGCGAAACGACGAAGTTATAAAGAGTATCCGCTACATTTTAGATTTGGATGACGCCCAAATCGCTGAATTTCTAAAACTGGCTGATTATCAGCCTTCAAGAGAAGAGGTTTCCGAAATTTTCAGCGACAACAAGGAGACCATCACCAAAATAGACGGTACTGAAGTTGAAAAGGATACTGATGATAAACTGACGGCACATTTTTTGGATGGAGTGATATTCCATCTTCGCGGTAAAAGCGATAAACACCCCCCTCAGCCGATACAAACTCCGGTTACCAATAATATCGTTCTTAAAAAACTTCGGGTTGCATTCAAACTGAAAGACACCGATATCATTGATATTCTGGAGAGCGAAGGTTTAAGTTTGAGTAAAACTGAGCTGAGCGCATTTTTCCGTGATGATACGCATCGGAACTATAAGAATTGCGGTGATCAGGTACTGAGGAATTTTCTAAGGGGACTGGCCAAGAGACAACGCGGTGAGTAA